The proteins below come from a single Zea mays cultivar B73 chromosome 8, Zm-B73-REFERENCE-NAM-5.0, whole genome shotgun sequence genomic window:
- the LOC732780 gene encoding long chain base biosynthesis protein 2d, whose product MVRLPYVTALTTLFSYGLLFAFGQLRDFFRRILDARKPSNLKGYAPICLGLEDFYTRRLYLRIQDCFGRPIASAPDAWFDVVERYSNDCNKTLHRTTATTKCLNLGSYNYLGFAAADEYCTPRVIESLKKYSASTCSVRVDGGNTKLHTELEELVARFVGKPAAILFGMGYVTNSAIIPALVGKGSLIISDSLNHNSIVNGARGSGATVRVFQHNNPAHLEEVLREQIAGGQPRTHRPWKKIIVIVEGIYSMEGELCKLPEVISVCKKYKAYTYLDEAHSIGAVGKTGRGVCELLGVDPADVDIMMGTFTKSFGSCGGYIAASNEIIHHLKHTCPAHIYATSMSPPAVQQVISAIKVILGEDGTNRGAKKLAQIRENSNFFRSELQKMGFEVLGDNDSPVMPIMLYNPAKIPAFSRECLRQAVAVVTVAFPATPLLLARARICISASHSREDLIKGLEVISKVGDLVGIKYFPVEQEKTTAVENLKKIQ is encoded by the exons ATGGTGAGGCTCCCGTACGTGACCGCGCTCACCACGCTCTTCAGCTACGGCCTCCTCTTCGCCTTCGGCCAGCTCCGCGACTTCTTCCGCAGGATCCTCGACGCCCGCAAGCCCAGCAACCTCAAG GGCTACGCGCCGATCTGCTTGGGACTCGAGGATTTCTACACGCGACGCCTCTACCTCCGCATCCAG GACTGCTTTGGCCGGCCGATTGCTAGTGCACCAGATGCTTGGTTCGATGTGGTTGAGCGCTACTCAAATGACTGCAACAAGACACTCCA TCGTACCACAGCAACAACCAAATGCCTTAACTTGGGTTCCTATAACTACCTTGGTTTTGCTGCGGCTGATGAGTACTGCACCCCTCGTGTTATTGAGTCACTGAAGAAATATTCGGCTAGCACGTGCAGTGTTCGAGTTGATGGAG GCAATACTAAGTTGCACACAGAGCTCGAAGAGCTTGTTGCAAGATTTGTTGGTAAGCCTGCAGCTATTCTTTTTGGCATGGGCTATGTGACAAACTCTGCTATCATTCCAGCGCTGGTTGGGAAG GGAAGCCTGATTATTAGTGATTCACTGAACCATAATTCTATAGTCAACGGAGCTAGGGGTTCAGGGGCCACTGTTCGGGTTTTTCAACATAACA ATCCTGCTCACTTGGAAGAGGTATTGAGAGAGCAGATTGCAGGAGGCCAGCCTCGCACACACAGGCCATGGAAGAAGATCATTGTAATTGTCGAGGGAATTTATAGCATGGAGGGGGAGCTATGCAAACTCCCTGAGGTTATTTCTGTCTGCAAGAAATACAAG GCCTACACATATCTAGACGAAGCACACAGTATTGGAGCTGTTGGGAAAACAGGGAGAGGTGTTTGTGAGCTGCTCGGAGTGGATCCAGCTGATGTTGACATTATGATGGGTACATTCACAAAATCATTTGGATCATGTGGAGGTTACATTGCAGCATCAAAT GAGATTATTCACCATCTAAAGCATACATGCCCAGCCCATATTTATGCAACATCCATGTCACCTCCAGCAGTCCAGCAGGTCATTTCAGCTATAAAGGTCATCCTTGGGGAAGATGGAACTAACAGAG GGGCCAAGAAGCTCGCTCAAATTCGAGAGAACAGCAATTTCTTCCGCTCGGAGCTTCAGAAAATGGGTTTTGAGGTTCTTGGAGATAATGATTCACCTGTCATGCCTATCATGCTTTACAATCCTGCTAAAATTCCTGCATTCTCAAGGGAGTGCCTGAGGCAAGCT GTTGCTGTTGTTACTGTTGCATTTCCTGCCACGCCACTTCTACTTGCGAGAGCTAGGATATGTATCTCAGCTTCCCACTCCAGGGAAGATCTCATAAAAGGATTGGAG GTTATCAGCAAAGTTGGTGACCTTGTGGGTATCAAATACTTCCCGGTTGAGCAAGAAAAGACCACGGCTGTTGAAAATCTGAAGAAAATTCAATGA
- the LOC100274155 gene encoding uncharacterized protein LOC100274155 translates to MTMVPTTRNLLHHDGVKSSRGRSCYHPGQYYVGIAAQLEDQSSNPSTRFPRPLATMVVDDDEAAAAGTRSSSSPGAAAAAGNDDEEGDCWLQLGLAAASSSASSSSSGDNNITAPDPGPAPPPPVEEGLYLLAYDNKRNASARPPPLFPLPLRSYHVDQSYGGDRGRYRPAAEASGSAMSAPLAPPPPFIRCSGGAAIRVVSPPRRTEAPGGLWLTLRAAPNQIREPVLPQIAKSYLRIKDSNVTVAVVMKYLADKLGITPSHQVELTCRGQVLRPLLPLKYVRETIWCSTAPPREREETPPAAALLTSRRSSAATDHVMTLCYSTSRNSKLAPLNL, encoded by the exons ATGACCATGGTCCCAACAACTAGGAACCTGTTGCACCATGACGGCGTCAAGAGCAGCCGCGGCAGGTCGTGCTACCACCCCGGCCAGTACTACGTCGGCATCGCCGCCCAGTTGGAGGACCAGAGCAGCAATCCGTCAACAAGATTCCCTCGGCCGCTGGCGACTATGGTAGTAGACGATGACGAGGCTGCTGCGGCGGGGACGAGGAGCTCGAGCTCcccgggcgccgccgccgccgcaggaaACGACGACGAAGAAGGAGACTGCTGGCTCCAGCTAGGCCTCGCCGCCGCGTCGTCGtcggcctcctcctcctcctccggcgacaACAACATCACGGCTCCGGATCCGGGTCCGGCGCCCCCGCCTCCTGTGGAGGAGGGGCTGTACCTTTTGGCGTACGACAACAAGCGGAACGCGAGTGCGAGGCCGCCGCCGTTGTTCCCGCTGCCGCTTCGGAGCTACCACGTCGACCAGTCCTACGGCGGCGACCGCGGACGGTATCGACCGGCGGCGGAAGCTAGCGGGTCGGCCATGTCGGCGCCGctggcgcctcctcctccgttcatCAGGTGCTCCGGCGGCGCTGCCATAAGAGTCGTTAGCCCGCCGCGGCGAACGGAGGCGCCCGGCGGGCTGTGGCTGACGCTTCGAGCAGCTCCCAACCA AATCAGAGAGCCTGTTTTGCCCCAGATAGCAAAGAGCTACCTACGAATCaa GGACAGCAACGTGACGGTGGCGGTGGTGATGAAGTACTTGGCCGACAAGCTAGGGATCACGCCGTCTCATCAG GTGGAGCTGACATGCAGAGGGCAGGTTCTTCGTCCCTTGCTGCCGCTGAAATACGTGAGAGAGACAATCTGGTGCTCCACGGCGCCGCCCAGGGAACGAGAAGAGACACCACCAGCAGCCGCCCTGCTGACTTCGCGGCGCTCATCGGCTGCTACTGACCATGTCATGACACTCTGCTACAGCACAAGTAGGAACAGCAAGCTAGCACCACTAAATCTGTAA
- the LOC100383656 gene encoding uncharacterized protein LOC100383656, translated as MAAPRKGTATPLGTVFSPEETKRAVARVAESVAGRRAELARLQGFAADNAALVSLVNRLPDELSHDIMVPFGGAAFFPGRLIHTNELLVLLGEGYYAERSAKQTTNILHRRGQELEAQVEAMKATIADLEAEAKFFEFTATEASEGLVEIREEYDEDLETNSSRSEASVATVVMSDKDREHARIMARLDELEREEKDAGSACEDDNDGDDDDGDAGTSDDGEENKESGNALSDVNEDYSSGFGASFSGSGGNDRSHGNIKSALKKPGGDEMLIGISHKPSSHTSHLAFPGQTSATNSDVRVHTKAVTFEDDKYVVSSSKSPPLLLDSIQSDPVLKNSSDPALSRDRKIISSGRKAFTGSIIEHDDNVSTIEPSVASSLAKPGTCASSRPVSRFKMQKGGR; from the exons ATGGCTGCGCCGAGGAAGGGGACGGCGACGCCGCTGGGCACCGTGTTCTCGCCGGAGGAGACGAAGAGGGCCGTGGCGAGGGTGGCCGAGTCCGTCGCTGGGCGCCGCGCCGAGCTCGCCCGCCTCCAGGGTTTCGCCGCCGACAACGCCGCCCTCGTCTCCCTCGTCAACAGGCTCCCCGACGAACTCTCTCACGATATCATG GTTCCCTTTGGTGGCGCCGCCTTTTTCCCAGGGCGTTTAATACACACAAATGAACTCTTG GTGCTTCTGGGTGAGGGGTACTATGCAGAGAGGTCGGCTAAGCAGACGACTAATATATTGCACAGGAGGGGGCAGGAATTGGAAGCTCAAGTCGAAGCAATGAAGGCAACTATCGCTGACCTTGAAGCTGAGGCCAAATTCTTTGAATTCACGGCCACCGAGGCTTCA GAGGGTCTTGTTGAAATCAGGGAAGAGTATGATGAGGACTTAGAGACGAATTCATCAAGATCAG AGGCTTCAGTTGCTACTGTGGTTATGTCCGATAAAGACAGGGAACATGCTCGAATCATGGCAAGGTTAGATGAACTTGAAAGGGAAGAAAAGGATGCTGGAAGTGCCTGTGAAGATGATAATGATGGCGACGATGATGATGGAGATGCTGGAACAAGTGATGATGGCGAGGAAAATAAGGAATCTGGAAATGCTTTAAGTGATGTCAATGAAGACTACAGTTCTGGTTTTGGCGCTTCATTTTCTGGAAGTGGCGGCAATGATAGGAGTCATGGGAATATTAAG AGTGCACTGAAGAAGCCTGGAGGAGATGAAATGCTGATAGGCATTTCTCATAAGCCATCATCCCATACATCTCATCTAGCATTTCCTGGCCAAACCTCT GCAACAAATTCTGATGTCCGAGTTCACACTAAAG CTGTTACTTTTGAAGACGACAAATATGTAGTTAGTTCGTCAAAGTCTCCTCCCTTGCTACTGGATTCTATACAGTCTGATCCTGTGCTCAAG AATTCTTCAGACCCCGCTCTATCTCGTGACAGAAAGATAATATCAAGTGGACGAAAG GCCTTTACAGGATCTATCATTGAGCACGACGACAATGTTTCCACCATTGAACCTTCTGTGGCTAGTTCGTTGGCAAAA CCTGGTACTTGTGCTTCTTCAAGGCCCGTGTCAAGGTTCAAGATGCAGAAAGGAGGGCGGTGA
- the LOC103637468 gene encoding uncharacterized protein, translated as MDPFKNNDVRPPLRELSNNTLEDECPDVSISNASIIDCTIPCDTTPGGRDDARQRRRERERVRYATMSAEKKNELKKRRESRKKGNVMHHEYLEVCNIPANKDNSIHQNNEIEDVDDDSYRLHKNNSFEVHRRLGSEKLSTHLSDECPQVFVSDRSIKNPTVHCDNTLGNYIYLLCYVI; from the exons ATGGATCCATTCAAAAATAACGATGTTCGTCCTCCATTAAGAGAACTATCTAACAACACCCTTGAAG ATGAATGTCCAGATGTGTCTATAAGCAACGCAAGCATCATTGATTGTACTATACCGTGTGATACCACTCCAG GAGGACGTGATGATGCAAGACAACGTAGGAGGGAAAGAGAAAGAGTACGATATGCTACGATGAGTGCTGAAAAGAAAAATGAATTGAAGAAGCGTCGTGAGTCACGAAAAAAGGGAAATGTTATGCACCATGAGTATTTAGAAG TTTGCAACATCCCTGCAAACAAGGACAACAGTATTCATCAAAACAATGAAATtgaggatgttgatgatgatTCTTATCGGTTGCATAAGAATAACTCATTTGAGGTGCATAGAAGACTTGGCAGTGAAAAACTTTCCACACATTTGTCAG ATGAATGTCCACAGGTGTTTGTAAGCGACAGAAGCATCAAAAATCCGACTGTACATTGTGATAACACTTTAGGTAATTACATTTATCTGTTATgttatgttatttaa